CTTAAGAAAAATAATCTTGGGGAGAGTAAGAGAGGAGGGTTAGATGACCTAAATTGGGATCCTGACACTCCAAGTCCAGGCAGGGTAATTGGCCCAGACCTTTCACATTCCACAAAGGATGTATTTCCCAAGGCAGAGGGAAGCCTAGGCTCAGTTATAACCTATACCATCTCTCTCATAAATACTGGAGATATGGATGCAAGGGATGTCTTTGTCTATGACCAATTACCCCTTGGCCTCTCTTTCTCCCAAATAAAAAGCAAGCAAGAGGTTATCTCGGGGGATGGAATTTTGGATATGAATAGCTGGTATTCATTTAATAAAAGACCCGATGGAATGATAACCATTATAACCAATCAAGGGACATATAGGTCATTGCCCATAAACCCATTTAATTACCCAACCATTGAATCCCTCCTTAATGAAATAAACAATGACAAAAAAGCTGGAGCAAGGATTTCTTATTCTCCCATTTCTGATAAATTCACCCTATCCAAAGATAATGGCTATATTATCGCTCTCTATGAAGAGGGAGAATACCCCTTCTTCTCTGCCATAAAGATAGAACCCTGTGATTATTGCACAGGAACCTATAGCAATGGAGTAATAAGCTGGAATATTGGCACTCTCCCTGTATATGTAACCAAGACAATTTCCTTTTCTGCCCAAGTTATAGGGAAAGGAAGCATTACAAACTATGCGACAATTACATCCGCTGGTTTTATTACAACAACAAATCTGGTCTCAATTACGGTTTCCCACAATCCTCCGGTTTTTATCACAAGACCAATAGAGGATTCATCTGAAATGAATGGTTATGATTTTCTTGACGATGATGCAGACATTGATGGAAGATATAGGGTAATCTTTCCTATAGAAAGCGAGCCTTGTGGGATTATTGAGTATGAGATAGAGGAGCGTATTGGAACATCATCTTGGTATACAATTGGAACATTATCAGGAAGTAGCAAATGGTATGAAATACCAACAAGGACAAAGGGTTTAACCTATTCCTATAGGGCAAGGGCAAGGAATACAGCAGGATATGGCAATTGGTCAAATCCATCTGATGGGATAAAGGTGGTTGATAAAGCAGGGATTATCTTACCCAATATGGATTCTGAGATAAAGATGGAGGGTCTTAATATAAAGATACCAAGGGGTGCATTTTCGGGAACCATTACATTTACTATTCAAAGAAAGGATATAGGAGTAAAGGTTGCATCGCCTGCCATTTCTTCAATTCTTCCAAATTCTATCTATGAACTTATAGCAATTACAGAGGAATATAGCGAAGGTGCACAGCCTGTAAAGCCCCTTACTTTAATATTACCATATCAAGATCCAGATTTTTCCGATGAAATAGATGAGCTTTCCTATAGAATCTATAGGTTTGTTAATGACCGATGGATTATTGTAGAAGGAGAGCAAATTGTAAATCCAGTTTTAAATACCATCCAATGCCGCCTTAATTCCATTTCCCTCTATGGTATTGGCTTTCCTATTGGTCTTTCTATCTCTAATGTTATTGTCCAACCAAATCCGGTAAAGACAAATAAATACGATAGGGTTTGGTTCTATGGATTGAATGGAAGGGTTACCATATCAGTATTTAACATTGCGGGTGAGCTTGTATTTAAGGGTGAGTTTTATCCCCCATCAAATAATTGCTGGAATCTGTTGAATAATAAAGGAGAGAAGGTATCATCAGGTGTCTACTTTGCCCTTATAGATGATGGAAAGGAGAAAGTTATAAGAAAATTTGCAATTATAAAATGATATATTTTACCTTCTTTAAAGAGACCCACAGGCTTTCCTTTAAACCTATTTGGGAAGGAAGTAAATGGGAATTCAAATTTCGTGATTCGGTGATGGCAGCAATTTCTATCCTCCTCCTTGGCTTTACTTCTATAGGTTCCCAGATTGTCATTCTGCGAGAATTTTTGACTGTTTTCTATGGTAATGAGCTTTCTATGGGCTTTATTTTTGGCTGTTGGCTTTTTGGAGGAACAATGGGTAGTTGGTTTTTGGGAAGCCTGCTGGCAGACAAAATTAAAAATAAGGCTTCTTTTTTCTCTTTCTGCCAAATTTTCTTGGGCCTTTTACTTCCTTTAGACATTTTTCTTATAAGGCTTTTAAAACAAATTTTTAATATATCTTTAGGTGAGATTGTTTCTATTCCCATTATGTGCATATCAAGCTTTATTATCCTTATCCCCCTTTGTAGCATCTTTGGTTTTATGTTTTCTTTAGGGTGTAGGATGATAAAAGGCTCCCTTGCTGCCACCAATATTGGGATGGTTTATGCTTTAGAAGCAATAGGTTGTATGGTGGGAGGTTGCATCTCAAGCTTTTTTCTTATCAAGATGTTTAATTCCTTTGAGATTATGGGAATATTTAGCTTGTTAAATATTCTGCTGGCTTTTTTCTTGGCAAAAAGGTTTATTTCCATATTTTTAAGCCTATTTTTTATAGGAATGTTTTTATCCAATAGCTGGGATAGATTGGATGAATATTCTATAAAAAGGCAGTTTAAGGGGTATAAACTTCTTGCCTTTCAAAATTCTATCTATGGAAATATCTCCCTTGTCCAAAGAAAAGAGCAATATTCATTTTTCTATAATGGGCTTCATTTTTATACCATTCCAGATAGAGCAAGCTCTGAGGAGGCTTGCAATTTTAACCTCCTCTCCCATGCAAATCCTTCTTCTATACTTTTAATAGGAGGTGGCTTAGGAATAATTTCCGAAATAATTAAACACCCGGTAAAAAATATAGATTATGTAGAGCTAGACCCATTGATTATAAAAATAGCAAAAGATTACCTTCCCAATAACCCTTTAAAGGATAGGAGGGTAAATGTCAAAAATATGGATGGAAGGTTTTTTATTAAAACAACCGACAAAAAATACGATTGTGTTATTGTCTCGGTTGGAAGCCCATACACAGCCCAATTGAATAGGTATTATACCTTAGAATTTTTTAAGGAGGTAAAAAAGGTTTTGAACCCTTCTGGCATTATCTCCTTTGGTCTTTTGTCTTCAGAAAATTATATATCCCCTGAATTAAGAGATTTTTTATCATCCATTTATGTTAGCTTAAAGGATGTATTTTGCGATGTAAAAATAATTCCAGGGGATACAGCCTATTTTTTAGCCTGTAATAAAAAGGGGGTATTGACTTATGATTACAAGCTTTGGATGGAAAGGGTAAGGATGAGAAATTTGGATATAAAATACATTAGGGAATATTATTTATCTGCAAGGCTATCTAAAGAAAAGATTAAAAAAATAGAAAATTCCTTAAACAAAACAAAGGCTAAGATAAATTATTATAAAAGACCTATTGCTTACTACCTAAACATCGTTTTCTGGACAAGCAGAGCTAATCCCTTTTTATCCAAGATGATGAGGTGGATAAACAGCGAAAGAATTTTAAAAATAGCCATCTGTTTTTATCTCTTTTTATTTCTATTCGGGCTTTTTGGATATAAAAAGGCTATATTGGGGGCAATTATGACCACAGGATTCACAGAGATTGCCTTTCAAACCCTGGTTTTGCTCTCTTTTCAGATGCTCTATGGCTATATGTTTTATAAATTAGGGCTTATCATTACCTCATTTATGCTTGGTTTATCACTAGGTTCTTTTTGGATAATAAAGATTATCCCAAAAATCAAAAGGGATTTTCCTGCTTTTGTCTTAACACAAATAGGAATTTGCCTTTATCCCCTTTTAATTCCCTTGTTTTTTTACCTTTCCAAAGGAAACATTCTTCCATTTTTACCAATTGTTACAGGATTTGTGGGAGGTATTAGATTTGGCCTGGCAAACAAGCTCTACTTAAGAGGAAGGGAGGATGTTGGAAGGACAGCCGGGCTAAGTTATGGAATGATCTTGCTTGGCTCTTGCTTGGGAAGCTTATTGACGCCCATATTTCTTATTCCTAT
This genomic window from bacterium contains:
- a CDS encoding thermonuclease family protein, with translation MILLFLTLKSFSNELSLLVFIQNAETITATVTEVCDGDTIKIETAGGTDTVRLLAIDADEMGEPYSDKAKDFLEQVFGKEVLIYFDPLKQKDKYGRLLGVIVYENKIFNSLLLENGLATRLFMENNILNFPEWEAREVRARKGRLNIWEGYGGNVIITEIHPNPPSYDTYEFAELYNSTDSPIDLESATIRIGGYKAIISNPTIINPHSCLVICSTKTSPSQIRDFYNIPQNIPILSLKDFLLLNSYNPSEGLVITLKDANGFLLDSLAYNLSWDNNGADNTGLSLRKVGLKKNNLGESKRGGLDDLNWDPDTPSPGRVIGPDLSHSTKDVFPKAEGSLGSVITYTISLINTGDMDARDVFVYDQLPLGLSFSQIKSKQEVISGDGILDMNSWYSFNKRPDGMITIITNQGTYRSLPINPFNYPTIESLLNEINNDKKAGARISYSPISDKFTLSKDNGYIIALYEEGEYPFFSAIKIEPCDYCTGTYSNGVISWNIGTLPVYVTKTISFSAQVIGKGSITNYATITSAGFITTTNLVSITVSHNPPVFITRPIEDSSEMNGYDFLDDDADIDGRYRVIFPIESEPCGIIEYEIEERIGTSSWYTIGTLSGSSKWYEIPTRTKGLTYSYRARARNTAGYGNWSNPSDGIKVVDKAGIILPNMDSEIKMEGLNIKIPRGAFSGTITFTIQRKDIGVKVASPAISSILPNSIYELIAITEEYSEGAQPVKPLTLILPYQDPDFSDEIDELSYRIYRFVNDRWIIVEGEQIVNPVLNTIQCRLNSISLYGIGFPIGLSISNVIVQPNPVKTNKYDRVWFYGLNGRVTISVFNIAGELVFKGEFYPPSNNCWNLLNNKGEKVSSGVYFALIDDGKEKVIRKFAIIK